One Methylomarinovum tepidoasis DNA segment encodes these proteins:
- a CDS encoding antitoxin MazE family protein, with protein MSEATERVRRHRRKLREAGLRPIQLWVPDTRNPKFREECRRQSRRLRDDPDENEMLAWIEQAADLDDWE; from the coding sequence ATGAGCGAAGCGACGGAACGGGTGCGCAGGCACCGTCGGAAATTGCGGGAAGCGGGGCTCCGGCCCATTCAGCTGTGGGTGCCGGATACGCGCAATCCCAAGTTTCGGGAGGAATGCCGCCGGCAGTCCCGGCGGTTGCGAGACGATCCGGACGAAAATGAGATGCTGGCGTGGATTGAGCAAGCCGCCGATCTGGACGATTGGGAGTGA